The following coding sequences lie in one Nakaseomyces glabratus chromosome I, complete sequence genomic window:
- the PES4 gene encoding Pes4p (CAGL0I08943g~Has domain(s) with predicted nucleic acid binding, nucleotide binding activity), with amino-acid sequence MSTLMLADILKQVSLNNRKLPENNLPGIEKKPRRIVSDASSRSETLEIVDIRTENLGTNVQNNIALFVGNLAEEITSERLTEMFKVYKSFISAKVCTNADDNRSLGHGYINFGNKEDAERATEDFNYNKIMGKEIRIMPSIRDSVYRKNFGTNIFFSNLPLQKEKLTHRMFYDIFRKYGNVLSVKLDSSKNIGFVYFEDDTIARDVIKEFNNKEFLGNIISCGLHFDKELRKKPNFDKQISKLDDDIIIEKEKEIFDSNKVEIKIDKDKVAIIQPNGIFIKNLPLDTNNNEILAIFSEVGPIKSVFLSPLNESREYLWAFVTYKDKASVEKAISLFNGKAIGNRNVFVTHAYSKYNIPTPKPILFLSNLSPICDRKFLKQIMNQLSVKPEDIKVHQSENPEHVTSTGTIQFKTQDDLDKAKKFLNNKLVSGSIIYATTRKSKKNQEQTNYREFCQILPNSPFTYKNYGDYCSTNIHDPSTHDKMHFMHAKKLKNYEVQTNKLPYNGCQDKKATQLFKNGRGAIPAKELLLQQIKDKIDNLKYPFATRPENLKSLADYIFIVFWNRNGQSLSQFLLLQNSSKEYAEMLKHQIETAASTLGFGR; translated from the coding sequence ATGTCTACTTTAATGCTTGCAGATATATTGAAGCAAGTATCGTTGAACAACAGGAAGTTACCAGAGAATAATTTACCTGGCATCGAGAAGAAACCTAGAAGAATTGTTTCCGATGCGTCTTCTAGATCAGAAACTTTAGAGATAGTTGATATTAGGACCGAAAACTTGGGTACAAATGTACAAAACAACATTGCTCTATTTGTTGGAAATTTGGCAGAAGAGATTACAAGTGAAAGGCTTACTGAAATGTTTAAAGTATACAAATCATTTATTTCGGCTAAGGTTTGTACAAACGCCGATGATAATAGATCACTAGGACACGGATACATCAATTTTGGAAACAAAGAAGACGCAGAAAGAGCCACAGAAGATTttaattataataaaataatggGAAAAGAAATTCGAATAATGCCCAGCATTAGAGACTCGGTATACAGGAAGAATTTTGGCACCAACATATTCTTCTCTAATTTACCATTACAAAAAGAGAAATTAACACATCGTATGTTCTATGATATATTTCGTAAATACGGTAATGTGTTATCAGTTAAATTGGACTCAAGCAAAAATATCGGATTTGTTTATTTCGAAGACGATACCATCGCTAGAGATGTTATTAAAGAATTTAACAACAAAGAGTTCCTCGGCAACATCATATCCTGTGGCCTAcattttgataaagaatTGAGGAAGAAAccaaattttgataaacaGATATCCAAGTTAGACGACGATATTATAattgaaaaggaaaaggaaaTCTTCGACAGTAATAAAGTGGAAATAAAGATTGATAAAGATAAAGTAGCTATAATACAACCTAATGGTATATTCATAAAAAATCTTCCATTAGATAccaataataatgaaattttaGCCATTTTCAGTGAAGTTGGCCCTATCAAATCTGTTTTCTTATCACCATTAAATGAGAGTCGCGAATACCTCTGGGCATTTGTAACCTATAAGGATAAAGCATCAGTAGAGAAAGCAATTAGTTTATTTAATGGGAAGGCCATCGGGAACAGAAATGTTTTTGTTACCCATGCTTACTCTAAATATAATATCCCAACTCCCAAACCGATACTGTTTTTAAGCAATTTGAGCCCTATTTGTGACCGTAAGTTCTTGAAGCAGATCATGAATCAATTAAGCGTCAAACCTGAAGATATTAAGGTTCACCAATCTGAAAATCCCGAACATGTTACTTCAACAGGTACCATACAATTTAAGACTCAAGATGATTTAGATAAAGCCAAAAAATTCCTAAATAATAAGCTGGTTAGTGGATCCATAATATACGCCACCACTCGTAAAAGTAAAAAGAACCAAGAACAAACTAATTACCGGgaattttgtcaaattttACCCAATTCGCCATTTACTTATAAAAATTATGGTGATTATTGCTCAACTAATATACATGACCCATCTACTCACGATAAGATGCATTTTATGCATgcaaagaaattaaaaaattatgaaGTACAGACCAACAAATTACCATACAATGGTTGTCAAGACAAGAAAGCAACTCAACTGTTTAAGAACGGCAGAGGTGCAATCCCTGCTAAAGAATTACTTTTGCAACAGataaaagataaaattgaCAATTTGAAATATCCATTTGCAACAAGGCCCGAAAATCTAAAATCCTTAGCCGATTAcatatttattgttttctgGAACCGTAATGGACAGAGCTTATCTCAATTCTTGCTTCTACAGAATAGCTCTAAGGAGTATGCAGAAATGCTGAAACATCAAATTGAAACAGCCGCAAGCACGCTGGGTTTTGGTAGATAA
- the HIS2 gene encoding histidinol-phosphatase (CAGL0I09009g~Ortholog(s) have histidinol-phosphatase activity, role in histidine biosynthetic process and cytosol, nucleus localization): MHSHHSHSGDYVAHGVDPLDDIVAQAVAMRFHTYCLTEHMPRVNSKYLYPEERQEDMSPDPNIGELGLKVLKEKFLSYLEHSRSIRAKYSGGDCKTKFLVGCELECCDVEHIEYSKYLLRTYGDDLKFTVGSIHHIRGIPIDFDPHSWNEAFDSCDKNIVKFLSSYFDMQHAMITELQPIIIGHFDLYKLLLPDEMFVHPATGDCSDDPQVDFVPITSISLVKTFPILREKIIRNLKAIDSYGGAIEINTAGFRKGLCEPYPGPEICELAKQYCGSRFVLSDDAHAVSHVGTCYKQALDYITNTIKIEALYHLEETSDGSVKLVKEDMASVSENSFWKQF, encoded by the coding sequence ATGCATTCACATCATTCACATTCGGGAGACTATGTGGCGCATGGAGTGGATCCTCTTGATGATATTGTCGCTCAGGCTGTAGCGATGCGGTTCCACACATATTGCCTAACTGAGCACATGCCCCGGGTGAATAGCAAGTATCTGTACCCTGAGGAGCGGCAAGAGGACATGAGTCCCGACCCTAATATTGGCGAGCTTGGATTGAAAGTGCTTAAGGAGAAATTTCTCAGCTATTTGGAGCACAGCCGGAGCATACGTGCCAAGTatagtggtggtgattGCAAGACTAAGTTTCTTGTTGGGTGTGAGCTTGAGTGTTGTGACGTTGAGCACATTGAGTACAGTAAGTATTTGCTGAGGACATATGGAGACGATTTGAAATTTACCGTGGGATCGATTCACCATATTAGGGGTATACCGATCGATTTTGACCCACACTCATGGAACGAAGCCTTCGATTCCTGCGATAAGAACATTGTTAAATTTCTGTCATCTTATTTTGATATGCAGCATGCGATGATAACGGAGCTGCAACCGATCATTATCGGGCACTTTGATTTGTATAAATTACTGCTGCCGGATGAGATGTTTGTTCATCCCGCCACAGGTGACTGCAGCGATGACCCGCAGGTGGATTTTGTTCCAATAACATCCATTTCACTAGTGAAAACCTTTCCAATTCTCAGGGAGAAGATTATCAGAAACTTAAAAGCTATCGACTCATATGGTGGTGCCATCGAGATAAACACTGCAGGATTCAGAAAAGGCCTCTGTGAACCTTACCCTGGCCCTGAGATATGTGAGTTGGCGAAACAATACTGTGGTTCACGGTTTGTATTAAGTGATGACGCCCATGCCGTATCACACGTTGGTACTTGCTACAAACAGGCGCTAGACTACATTACCAATACGATTAAGATTGAGGCCCTGTACCACTTAGAAGAAACTTCCGATGGTTCCGTGAAACTGGTAAAAGAAGATATGGCATCTGTTTCTGAAAATAGCTTCTGGAAACAGTTTTAA
- the BUB1 gene encoding protein kinase BUB1 (CAGL0I08899g~Ortholog(s) have histone kinase activity (H2A-S121 specific) activity), with protein sequence MVFDSWAVAKPQATPNLEDVRKHYENLLYEDLENLDDPLQLYLEYIKHLKHCQNEGQGISCSQVLQDVMERCLLYFLDLEIFKNDPRLLRVWISYMNMVYKEFIDEKINILCYLYHKKIAVRLALFYEQLAECLASINKGEESVAILRLGKDNNAFPTQRIIASYEQYALKYGTTNDNNNMYIQFMNTYRIPTFIINYDSSNLSPIPLRQIRKEDVTNLDNKNDNTSKTLNEEQNDNDDLIPQSKPKIPIFHDSESPEKNSKSNKSQVLKVVEMKGKKPQKIVCNFKLLFPDDSQEYCIEEILAKSSISRDILRKKQDRVKRNLDLSVTNSKADIKRRNILSDKITGLPSTQPPIPGLNTENKDVDTKYEVDSPVKTKIDVSTSILPLKEAPMPGMTSKQYGAPSSPTVTMFSKNAMNEVYSMFNQNYEDFNGLGEKEDTTSKFSQYENFTEGFTAKNLDDLTEAKPNIIRTDVGEISNSNVRSPIRAIPNKSKLPEFMTPIKETARTLLPRNKIKIYEDKPSSVIPSQSSPFISQPIPKESNSQGKEIPEYKQIINHPTSKKFRLSLLTNIQPPLSTYSTFYSYNQNLKMSSHLKKMHKASKIENKRQILEFKKADELYCIVGELGQGGYATVYLAESDRGDIRALKVETPSSSWEYYILKQIENRLQGDKILDSVISAYSLHFFLDESYLVLNFADQGTILDLVNYYGEKSSNSVDECLCIFLSLELIKIVLRLHDVGIIHGDLKPDNCMIRFSDGLLGNYDKHGGNGWHKKGIYLIDFGRSFDMKLFDKNTKFIADWTTDMQDCPAMRKGDPWSFEADYYGLASIVYCMLFGKTIEIDNTNSGTYRIRGTIKRYWNHDIWNPLFDILLNPSSTGSFSMKIETVVSRMEDYLSVMGNSQQLRSIIYDLQPELIKIMSKKMSLGKRKTSI encoded by the coding sequence ATGGTCTTTGACAGCTGGGCGGTGGCGAAGCCTCAAGCCACGCCCAATCTCGAAGATGTGCGGAAGCACTATGAAAATTTACTCTATGAGGATCTAGAGAATCTGGATGATCCGCTGCAGCTCTATCTAGAATACATTAAGCATTTGAAACATTGCCAGAATGAAGGTCAAGGTATTTCCTGTAGTCAAGTATTACAGGATGTTATGGAGAGATGCCTTTTGTACTTCTTGGATCTGGAAATCTTCAAGAATGATCCCAGATTGTTGAGAGTATGGATTAGTTACATGAACATGGTATACAAGGAGTTCATTGAtgagaaaataaatatattatgcTATCTTTATCATAAAAAAATCGCTGTGCGATTGGCTCTATTTTATGAACAATTAGCGGAATGTTTAGCGTCAATAAATAAAGGTGAAGAATCGGTAGCCATTCTACGGTTAGGTAAGGACAATAACGCTTTTCCTACACAAAGAATTATTGCAAGTTATGAACAGTATGCCTTGAAATATGGGACtacaaatgataataataacatgTATATTCAATTTATGAACACGTACCGAATACCCACGTTTATTATTAACTATGACTCCTCGAACTTGAGTCCCATTCCTCTCCGACagataagaaaagaagatgttACAAACTTGGACAATAAAAACGATAATACAAGTAAAACTTTAAATGAAGAACAgaatgataatgatgatcTGATACCTCAATCTAAACCCAAGATACCTATCTTTCATGATAGTGAATCACCAGAAAAAAACAGTAAATCAAATAAGAGCCAAGTTCTCAAAGTTGTTGAAATGAAAGGTAAAAAGCCTCAAAAGATAGTTTGTAATTTCAAGCTATTGTTTCCGGATGATTCACAAGAATATTGCATAGAAGAAATCCTTGCAAAGAGTTCTATTTCTAGGGATATATTAAGAAAGAAACAGGATCGTGTAAAAAGAAACCTTGATTTATCTGTGACTAATTCTAAAGCTGATATCAAGCGCAGAAATATACTTTCTGATAAAATTACTGGCTTACCTTCTACCCAACCTCCAATACCTGGTCTAAACACTGAAAACAAGGATGTAGATACAAAATACGAAGTGGATTCGCCAGTTAAAACTAAAATAGATGTTTCAACATCAATATTACCTTTGAAAGAGGCGCCCATGCCAGGTATGACTAGTAAACAGTATGGCGCGCCATCGTCGCCGACTGTAACAATGTTCTCAAAGAATGCTATGAATGAAGTTTATTCCATGTTCAATCAAAATTACGAAGATTTTAATGGTTTaggagaaaaagaagatactACAAGTAAATTTAGCCAATATGAAAATTTCACAGAGGGATTTACTGCTAAGAATCTCGATGATTTAACAGAAGCAAAACCTAACATCATTCGGACTGATGTAGGAGAAATTTCTAATAGCAATGTCCGTTCGCCTATTAGAGCGATACCCAATAAAAGTAAACTACCGGAGTTTATGACACCCATAAAAGAGACTGCACGTACATTGCTGCCAAGGAATAAAATTAAGATATATGAAGACAAGCCATCCTCTGTAATACCATCTCAAAGTTCACCATTTATTTCACAACCAATTCCGAAAGAATCAAACTCACAGGGAAAGGAAATACCGGAATACAAGCAAATAATTAACCATCCAACCTCAAAGAAATTTCGACTGTCCTTGCTTACTAACATACAGCCACCATTATCTACATATTCCACTTTTTATTCATACAaccaaaatttgaaaatgagCTCACATCTAAAGAAAATGCATAAAGCCTCTAAGATAGAGAACAAAAGACAGATACTAGAATTTAAAAAGGCCGACGAACTATATTGTATAGTAGGTGAATTGGGTCAAGGTGGTTATGCTACTGTTTACCTTGCAGAGTCCGATAGAGGTGATATAAGAGCACTGAAAGTAGAGACACCATCGAGTTCTTGGGAATACTATATCCTAAAACAGATTGAAAACCGTTTACAAGGTGATAAAATACTTGACTCTGTGATAAGTGCATATTCTTTGCACTTTTTTCTAGATGAAAGTTATTTGGTTTTAAATTTTGCAGACCAGGGTACTATTCTTGATCTTGTGAATTATTATGGTGAAAAGTCTAGCAACTCAGTTGATGAATGTTTGTGTATCTTTTTGTCATTGGAGTTGATCAAAATTGTGTTAAGATTACATGATGTCGGTATAATACACGGGGATCTCAAACCAGATAATTGTATGATTAGATTTAGTGATGGTCTTCTAGGGAACTATGATAAGCATGGTGGTAATGGCTGGCACAAGAAAGGTATATACTTGATTGATTTTGGCCGATCGTTTGATATGAAGCTCTTTGATAAGAATACCAAATTTATTGCAGATTGGACTACAGACATGCAAGATTGTCCAGCTATGAGGAAAGGAGATCCATGGAGTTTTGAAGCAGACTATTATGGTCTTGCTAGTATAGTGTATTGTATGTTATTCGGTAAAACCATAGAGATAGATAATACTAATTCGGGTACTTACAGAATTAGAGGCACGATAAAAAGATACTGGAATCATGATATTTGGAATCCActatttgatattctttTAAACCCCTCTAGCACAGGATCATTCAGCATGAAAATAGAGACTGTTGTGAGTAGAATGGAAGACTATTTATCTGTGATGGGTAATAGCCAGCAACTAAGGAGTATAATCTACGATCTACAGCCAGAATTGATCAAGATCATGAGCAAAAAGATGTCACTTGGTAAACGGAAGACAAGCATCTGA
- the ECO1 gene encoding Eco1p (CAGL0I09042g~Ortholog(s) have acetyltransferase activity, chromatin binding activity), translating into MAVNHVRSKSSNGKRLVQSKLNINNETILKCPKCEMKYSPNSIDDVATHKKYHDLHINGRNWSQTWGIPIHDTTSSTIIATPSSSPFKTGKSVNNKNNERIVMIQENKPAEVKAMLEIMDIVNQELNAPQDENNFWRKPNAEHQGKAIVYIKDKKVVGAITVEVLKQHKCRWMIYETRTLVEHVRPQFTLGISRIWVCRAQRGKGIAEKLLDAARISAIPGQNVDKMKLAWSQPSDSGGKLAKKYNGVKHKSGHILIPCYL; encoded by the coding sequence ATGGCTGTCAATCATGTTAGAAGCAAATCAAGTAATGGCAAAAGGCTAGTACAATCGAAGCTGAATATCAATAACGAGACCATTCTGAAATGCCCCAAATGCGAGATGAAATACTCACCGAATTCGATAGACGATGTAGCAACACATAAGAAATACCATGACTTGCATATCAATGGCAGAAATTGGTCACAAACTTGGGGCATTCCAATTCATGATACCACTTCCAGCACTATAATAGCAACTCCATCTTCCTCACCTTTCAAAACGGGTAAAAGTGTGAATAATAAGAACAATGAAAGAATTGTAATGATACAAGAGAATAAACCTGCCGAGGTGAAGGCAATGCTTGAGATTATGGACATTGTAAATCAAGAGCTGAATGCCCCGCAGGATGAGAATAACTTCTGGCGTAAACCAAATGCTGAGCATCAGGGCAAAGCCATTGTCTACATCAAGGATAAAAAGGTTGTGGGAGCAATTACTGTGGAGGTGCTTAAACAGCACAAGTGTAGGTGGATGATCTACGAGACAAGGACTTTAGTTGAACATGTTAGACCTCAATTCACACTGGGGATATCTCGTATTTGGGTCTGTAGAGCGCAAAGAGGTAAAGGAATAGCTGAAAAGCTTCTAGATGCGGCCAGAATATCAGCAATCCCTGGACAGAATGTCGATAAAATGAAACTGGCCTGGAGCCAACCATCTGACAGTGGCGGGAAATTAGCTAAGAAATATAACGGCGTAAAACATAAGTCAGGCCATATCCTGATACCCTGTTATCTATGA
- the LSB3 gene encoding Lsb3p (CAGL0I08965g~Ortholog(s) have role in actin cortical patch localization and cellular bud neck, mitochondrion localization), with protein sequence MGINNPIPRSLHSETKKAAKILASFVKPNQVFGADQVIPPHVLKNAKGLAIITVLKAGFLFSGRAGSGVIVARLRDGSWSAPSAIGMAGAGAGGLVGVELTDFVFILNTPDAVRSFSEFGTITLGGNISVSAGPLGRNAEAAASASAGGVSAVFAYSKSKGLFAGVSLEGSVILERREANRKFYGNNCTTKMILSGRIRPPPSVDPLFRVLESRAFNYRSSGDDYEDSDYDDDYYDDIPSSFTSDDTSRYSRSGAARRDRRNDDDRYDRIGSRGSRRDKYRDDDDFDDDFDDPSGAKDYYANHRRGGASSARNQRSSYYDDDYDDDYRGDSRRHGDSRRDVDDLSNRFSKSRISPGATNNGRSNSRPADEPPRRDASSGAPKAVALYSFAGEEAGDLSFRKGDVITIIKKSDSQNDWWTGKVNGREGIFPANYVELV encoded by the coding sequence ATGGGTATCAATAATCCAATTCCTAGAAGTCTGCACAGTGAGACTAAGAAAGCTGCCAAGATTTTGGCAAGTTTTGTGAAACCCAACCAAGTGTTTGGTGCTGACCAAGTTATTCCACCACATGTGCTTAAGAATGCCAAGGGTTTGGCTATTATTACAGTGTTGAAAGCTGGGTTCCTGTTCTCAGGTAGAGCTGGGTCAGGTGTCATTGTGGCCCGTCTGAGGGACGGGTCCTGGTCTGCACCAAGTGCCATTGGTATGgctggtgctggtgctggtggtTTGGTGGGTGTAGAGCTTActgattttgtttttatctTGAATACACCGGACGCAGTGAGGTCGTTCTCAGAGTTTGGTACTATCACTCTTGGTGGTAATATCTCTGTCTCAGCTGGTCCATTGGGTAGAAATGCGGAGGCAGCGGCCTCTGCCTCAGCAGGAGGTGTGTCAGCAGTGTTTGCATACTCCAAGAGTAAAGGTCTGTTTGCAGGTGTGTCCTTGGAAGGTTCTGTCATCCTGGAGAGAAGAGAGGCTAACCGTAAATTTTATGGTAACAACTGTACCACTAAGATGATATTGTCTGGCAGAATTagaccaccaccatcagTAGACCCGCTTTTCAGAGTGTTAGAGTCTAGAGCCTTTAACTATAGGTCATCAGGGGATGATTACGAAGACAGTGACTATGACGATGACTACTATGATGATATCCCTAGTTCATTCACTTCGGATGATACTTCTAGATACAGTAGATCTGGTGCAGCAAGACGTGACAGAAGAAACGATGATGATCGCTATGATCGTATAGGCAGTCGCGGATCAAGGAGAGACAAGTATagagatgatgatgattttgatgatgattttgatgacCCTTCAGGAGCCAAGGATTACTATGCTAATCATCGTAGAGGTGGTGCTTCGAGTGCCAGAAACCAGAGAAGTTCATACTATGATGACGattatgatgatgattATAGAGGCGACAGTCGTAGACATGGTGACAGCAGGCGCGATGTTGATGATTTGTCTAACAGGTTCTCAAAATCAAGGATATCCCCCGGTGCCACAAACAATGGTAGATCGAATAGCAGACCAGCTGATGAACCACCAAGAAGAGATGCCTCTTCTGGTGCTCCAAAAGCTGTAGCATTGTACAGCTTTGCTGGAGAAGAAGCTGGCGATTTGTCATTCAGAAAGGGTGACGTTATTACTATCATCAAGAAGTCTGACTCACAGAATGATTGGTGGACTGGTAAGGTCAATGGCAGAGAAGGTATTTTCCCAGCTAACTATGTCGAACTGGTATAG
- the ARG4 gene encoding argininosuccinate lyase ARG4 (CAGL0I08987g~Ortholog(s) have cytosol localization), protein MSGQAKTKLWGGRFTGQTDPLMQLYNASLPYDYRMYKADLEGTKVYTAGLTKLGLITESELAKIHSGLKDIENEWDEGKFVRHESDEDIHTANERRLGELIGRDIAGKVHTGRSRNDQVVTDMRIYCREILNEKIFPAMKSLINVLVNRAEKEIDILMPGYTHLQRAQPIRWAHWLSSYATYFTEDLKRLEQIAERLNKSPLGSGALAGHPYGIDRQFLAEGLGFNGVIGNSLVAVSDRDFVVELMFWATLFMNHVSRFSEDLIIYSTAEFGFIKLSDAYSTGSSLMPQKKNADSLELLRGKSGRVFGELSGFLMSLKGIPSTYDKDMQEDKEPLFDCLTTVEHSILIADGVISTLTVNKEKMENALTMDMLATDLADYLVRKGVPFRETHSISGQCVALAEKENLSGIDKLSLEQFKNIDPRFEQDLYETFNFEMSVERRDAIGGTAKSAVLAQLKSLKL, encoded by the coding sequence ATGTCAGGTCAAGCTAAAACAAAACTTTGGGGTGGTAGATTTACAGGGCAGACTGACCCACTAATGCAACTTTACAATGCCTCTTTACCATACGATTATAGAATGTACAAGGCCGATTTGGAAGGCACAAAAGTTTACACCGCTGGTCTAACTAAATTGGGTCTAATCACAGAGAGCGAATTGGCAAAGATTCACTCTGGTCTTAAGGACATCGAAAATGAATGGGATGAGGGCAAGTTTGTCCGTCATGAGAGTGATGAGGACATCCACACTGCTAATGAGAGAAGATTGGGCGAACTAATCGGCCGTGACATAGCTGGTAAAGTTCACACCGGTAGATCAAGAAATGACCAAGTTGTCACGGATATGAGAATATACTGTCGTGAGATTTTAAATGAAAAGATCTTCCCTGCGATGAAATCCTTGATTAATGTTTTAGTTAACAGAGCTGAGAAGGAGATAGATATCCTGATGCCTGGTTACACACATCTACAGAGAGCTCAACCGATCAGATGGGCACATTGGTTAAGCTCCTATGCTACATATTTCACAGAAGACCTTAAGAGACTGGAACAAATTGCAGAGAGATTGAACAAGTCACCATTGGGTTCGGGAGCTCTTGCGGGTCATCCATATGGTATTGACAGACAATTCTTGGCCGAAGGACTTGGATTTAACGGTGTGATTGGTAACTCTCTGGTAGCTGTTTCTGATAGAGACTTTGTGGTAGAATTGATGTTCTGGGCCACATTGTTCATGAACCACGTCTCTCGTTTCTCTGAAGATTTGATCATATACTCTACTGCTGAGTTTGGCTTCATCAAGCTGAGTGACGCATACTCCACAGGCTCCTCGTTGATGccacagaagaagaacgCCGACTCCTTGGAACTATTGAGAGGTAAATCTGGTAGAGTGTTTGGTGAATTGAGTGGGTTCCTAATGAGTTTGAAAGGTATCCCATCTACATACGACAAGGATATGCAAGAGGACAAAGAGCCATTGTTTGACTGTCTAACCACCGTAGAACACTCCATCCTGATAGCAGACGGTGTTATCTCTACTCTAACTGTCAACAAGGAGAAGATGGAGAACGCGTTGACCATGGACATGCTGGCCACCGACCTGGCAGATTACTTGGTCAGAAAGGGTGTTCCATTCAGAGAGACACACAGCATATCCGGACAATGTGTCGCCCTGGCCGAAAAGGAGAACTTGTCCGGTATAGACAAACTATCCTTAGAGCAATTCAAGAACATCGATCCTCGTTTCGAGCAAGACCTTTACGAGACTTTCAACTTCGAGATGAGCGTGGAGAGAAGAGATGCCATTGGTGGTACTGCAAAGTCCGCTGTGCTCGCTCAATTAAAGAGCTTGAAGTTATAA